From the genome of Biomphalaria glabrata chromosome 17, xgBioGlab47.1, whole genome shotgun sequence, one region includes:
- the LOC106062503 gene encoding methylcrotonoyl-CoA carboxylase beta chain, mitochondrial-like: protein MLKGVFARKLSAQTRCLVRAFHLEEAAPTIGTQQDVNSTDYQEKCSRMQALVLELKKNVSHIIQGGGEKAKERHTSRGKLLPRDRINTLLDPQSPFLEFSQLAGYELYGEDHVPAGGIITGIGRVSGVECIITANDPTVKGGTYYPVTVKKHLRAQEIAMQNHLPCIYLVDSGGANLPRQDNVFPDRDHFGRIFYNQANMSAKGIPQVAVVLGSCTAGGAYTPAMADESIIVKKQGTIFLGGPPLVKAATGEEVSAEDLGGADLHCSESGVTDHYAQDEVHALHIARRVVKNLNYRKDPGVTITKPVEPLFPAHEIYGIVGDNLKKTFDVREVIARIVDGSVFDEFKTKYGETLVTGFARLWGYPVGIIGNNGVLFSESALKGTHFIELCCQRNIPLIFLQNITGFMVGREAEAGGIAKHGAKMVTAVSCAKVPKITVIIGGSYGAGNYGMCGRSYSPNFLYMWPNARISVMGGEQAANVMAQISREQRQREGKPWTDEMEAKLKAPILAKYEQEGSPYYASARLWDDGIIDPVDTRSVLGLSLSAALNKPTERTNFGVFRM, encoded by the exons ATGTTGAAAGGGGTGTTTGCTCGTAAATTGTCAGCTCAGACTCGATGTCTAGTCCGTGCTTTTCATTTAGAAGAAGCTGCACCCACAATAGGAACTCAACAAGATGTAAACTCAACAGACTATCAG GAGAAATGTTCACGTATGCAAGCTTTGGTGCTAGAGctaaagaaaaatgtttcaCACATAATTCAag GAGGAGGTGAAAAAGCAAAGGAAAGGCATACCTCCAGAGGAAAGTTATTACCAAGAGATAGAATCAATACTTTATTAGACCCACA ATCTCCCTTCCTAGAGTTTAGCCAGTTAGCCGGTTATGAACTGTATGGAGAAGACCATGTTCCAGCTGGAGGTATTATTACTGGCATTGGGCGTGTCTCTGG AGTGGAATGTATTATCACGGCTAATGACCCGACAGTTAAGGGAGGCACCTACTATCCAGTCACTGTTAAAAAACATCTCCGAGCTCAGGAAATAGCAATGCAGAATCATCTCCCCTGCATATATTTAG TCGACTCAGGTGGAGCTAATCTCCCAAGACAAGACAATGTCTTCCCAGACCGGGACCACTTTGGACGCATTTTTTATAACCAGGCTAATATGTCTGCGAAAGGAATTCCTCAG GTAGCTGTGGTGCTGGGCAGCTGTACAGCCGGGGGTGCTTACACTCCAGCTATGGCAGATGAAAGTATCATTGTCAAAAAGCAGGGGACTATATTTTTAGGAGGCCCACCGTTG gtcaagGCAGCTACTGGGGAAGAAGTTTCAGCAGAAGACCTAGGTGGGGCTGACTTACATTGTAG tgagtctggtgtgactGATCATTACGCCCAGGATGAAGTTCATGCCTTACATATAGCCAGAAGGGTGGTCAAGAATCTAAACTATAGAAAAGACCCTGGG GTCACCATAACCAAGCCGGTAGAGCCACTGTTCCCTGCTCATGAAATCTATGGCATTGTTGGTGACaacttaaagaaaacatttgatGTGCGAGAG GTGATTGCTAGAATTGTAGATGGCAGCGTTTTTGAtgagtttaaaactaaatatggAGAAACATTAGTCACAG GTTTTGCAAGGCTTTGGGGCTATCCAGTTGGTATAATAGGCAACAATGGTGTGCTTTTCTCTGAATCTGCtttaaaa GGAACACACTTCATTGAGCTCTGTTGTCAGAGAAACATCCCTCTTATCTTCTTACAAAACATTACAG GTTTCATGGTTGGTCGGGAAGCAGAAGCTGGTGGTATAGCTAAGCATGGGGCCAAGATGGTGACAGCCGTGTCCTGTGCCAAGGTGCCGAAAATAACAGTCATCATCGGAGGCTCTTATGGCGCAGGCAACTATGGCATGTGTGGACGATCTTACTC ACCAAACTTTTTATACATGTGGCCAAACGCAAGGATTTCTGTGATGGGAGGAGAACAAGCGGCAAATGTCATGGCACAGATCAGCCGTgaacagagacaaagagaaggAAAGCCT TGGACTGACGAAATGGAAGCCAAACTGAAAGCTCCAATCCTTGCAAAGTATGAGCAAGAAGGAAGTCCTTACTATGCCAGTGCCAG GCTGTGGGATGATGGCATTATTGATCCAGTGGACACCAGAAGTGTGCTGGGCCTGTCCCTGAGTGCAGCACTCAACAAGCCCACAGAGAGAACCAACTTTGGTGTCTTTAGGATGTAA